Genomic window (Lynx canadensis isolate LIC74 chromosome D3, mLynCan4.pri.v2, whole genome shotgun sequence):
TGTAATGGCAAATGATATTAGAAACCAAAAGATTCCGGAGAAGTACCAGAAAAGCAATGAGTGGGGTTAGAAAAGTGTGCGGCAAAGGGCAGACATGCTACACGTATGAACACACATGTAAATATCTGTCGTTGCTGGGGCCGGGGAGGGTCAGGTAGAGACCCACGTCTGGGAGGCAGTGGAGAGAAGCCAGGGACACTCCTCTAAGGGGGGACATGGCCGCCCTCCACCTGCAGGGTGCGTGCGCATCCCAGGGCCCTGCACCTGAGGCGGTGGGGGCGGGTCTCATGATGGTTCAGGAGGCTCTAGCCAGAGGGGGCTGCCCTTGACCTCAGGAAGAACACGGCTGCCTGTAGACAGAACATCTGCAGAAATACCACCTTCCTGGAGACCAATTTCTCTCAGTGAAACTGccagggtggtgggtggggcagAACTTCTGGAGAAAAATCATGACCCGACACTCCCTGCTTTTCAGGATGAGAGAAGTTTCCTGTTTTAGGCTGGGTTTGCTTTGGCCTTTTCGATGGTCACTAATGGAACATTTAAAAGTCAACTTGTGAATCCTTTCTCAGATCCTGGACTGAACTTAGGTGGCCAGGGACAAACTTGAAACTTGCGGTGAATGCTTTCCATCTGCCCCGTTGATATCAGCAGGTGGGGTCCCTGTCTGCCCTGCAgattgttggggggtggggtttaCAGGCACACCTCCCCCATGGGAGAGTGGTGATCTACATGGCCTGGGAGAATGGCCCTGGTGGGGAGTATTTACTTTCAAGAGACACGGGGGCCCACGTTCAAGCAGCGGACTTGGTTGctaacaaaaccaaaccaaacaaaaagcagCGACATAAATTTGCTTTTATCATAGCTCTTCCGTAGCAGGTGTAGCCGAGTCTATCAAGAGACAGCCAGTATAAACACtctggagggagaaagaagaaaactttccCAAATATCATTGTAAATAAGTgatatttgttgttttgttttgacttcaGAAATAGCTATCAGCTCATGGAATCAGGCGTTTCTGAGGCAATGAATCCCCCAGCATGGGGGCATAATGAGGGAGCCGATAACTGCCTGGGGCTGAGTATCTGATTTTCGAGGCAGAAGAGAAGCTGAAATGAGGAGACGAAGTGCCTATTCTATGGGTAAACAGGAAGTGGATTAGAGAGGAAAGCGTTTATGTCCCATGAAGTCTAACAGCCACTTAAGTGGATGCTATTATTTGACAAGACAGTGTGGGCTGCTAATGGCCGCTTCGCTTCTCTCCCTGCTTGGCAGCCGTGCAGACTGAAATGATAGAAGAGGAGTCCTTCTTAGTGACGGAAGGATGCAGGGCCGTGCACGCTAGGTGGCGGCCGATGTCCCTCTGGGAGACCATGGGCGACCGGAAGTAGGTCTGTGGCTGGAAACCAAGTAAATGTGCGAAGGCATAGCAGTGATGGTGGCCTCTAATGTTGCCCCAGGAGCCGATGCCATGCTGGACGCTGCCTGTGATATTGTGAATTACAACAGATCTGTGTTTTGGTCTTTGTGTTTGGTTCCTGGCTCACAGCCCCAAGACCCTTGGGATTTTCTAAGTGATGAGAgcgattttgagcatcttttgttataatcGTTGATCTTCTGTCCTAGGCTGAGAGTCATAAAGGCAGAATGGGTGTTTGTTATTCATAATGAGCCCCTTTCAACCGCACAGGTTCCCAGCCGTCCTATCTCCCGCCTCTCCTGGAGCCCAAGCTGACCTCTGTGAGGTCCCCACTCACACCTGTCCTTGAGACGTTAATAACACCatctcttaaattttatttttttttaatgtttatttttgagacagagagagagacagagcatgaatgggggaggggcagagagagagggagacacagaatcggaagctcgagccatcagcccagagcctgacgcggggctcgaactcacgaaccgtgagatcgtgacctgagctgaagtcggacgctcaaccgactgagccacccaggcgccccaattctattttttaaaatacaatttattgtcaaaccgGTTTCCCTgcaacccagtgctcatcccaacaggtgccctcctcaatgcccatcacctaccctcccttccctcccaccccccatcaaccctcagtttattctcagtttttaagagtctcttatggtttgactctctccctaacttttttcccttcccctcccccatggtcgtaactttctcaggattcacataagagtgcaaacatatggtatccgtctttctctgcctgacttacttcacttagcataacaccctccagttccgtccactgaaggaaatggcaggatttcattctttctcattgccaagccaTATTCCATTGTAAGCTGGCCTCAGGTCAAACAACATGGCATGGTTTGTTCCCCCTCCTGCTACAACCACAGCAGAGATGGGCACCCCCAATTTCccaggtgaggaaaatgaggatCAGAGCACGCACATGGCTTGTCTAAGTTAGTGTGGAACAGGGGCTAGTTCTGTTACATTTGGAGCTCAAACTACTGCTTCCCAAACTGCTGCCCATTGGAATCGCCAGGGGCTCTTTGAAATATATGGATGCCTGGCTCTAACCTCAAGACACTCTGATTACATTGCTGTGGGCTGAAACTGGGCAGTAGGATCACCCCCAGGCGATTCCACAGTGCAGCAAAGTTCTGGAACTGTTTCTCCGGCTGGGTGGATCCTGCACTTGAGCGAAAACAAGCTGGAAGCACGAGATGATGTCTTTGTTTCCTGCGTTCTGAGCATGAAGCCACAATTCTGGCAAAGTTCTGTGCCAGATGCCGGATGGCTGAAGATGTTGTAGGTGAATCTGTGGACACACACGTTTGGCCAGGAGAGAGCCACGTCCTGACATTGACATTTCATGACCACAGTCCCACACTTTCTGGAAAATTGAGGATATTTCAAACATCCCTAATGTGGGTCATGCTCCTTctgatttgtatttaaattctagttagcgcGCAgggcaatactggtttcaggagtagaattcagtgactcatcacttacataagaCATTGTGTTCATctcaacaagcgccctccttaatacccatcactcatctagcccaacccccacccacttccctccatcaaccttcaatgtgttctctgtctttaagagtctcttgtggtttatttccctctcttctctcccctccttcccatatgttcatctgtttcgtttcttaaattccacacgagtgaaatcttatggtatttgtctttctctgactgacttatctcgcttggcataatacattcCAGCTCCATTCACGTCATTgaaaatagcaagatctcattctttttgatggctgagtaacactCCCTTGTATATGTACcgcatctcctttatccattcatccgtcagtgGACATTGGGCTCTCTCTATagttcggctattgttgatagtgctgctatcacCATCAGGGTACATGTGCTCcctcaaatctgtatttttgtattctttgggtaaataccagtagtgcaattgctggctgataggatggttctatttttagtttttgaagaaCCCCCCATAGTGTTCTAGAGAAACTCTTGAGATCAAAtatctctccctttccccagtgGATGCTAAGTTAAGACACACTTCATGGAAGCAACCTTCTTTCCCTGGTATTAGCGGCTGTCAACCACAGGACGCTTGGCAAAGTCGGGACACTTTTTGTTCGTCACATGTATGTACAGGTAGCTACGTGTTCCATCACActatgctttctcttttcttagacTATTATTGAAGATGTTTCTTAGTTATTTTAATAGGATGGCTGTGAAGAGATTATGCAGTGGATCATTATCTTTACAAAGTGTTTAAATATTCCGTATCACACCCCAATTTAGGGTTTGCCCAAACGTGATTTTGCAAACGCTGGTTTATTGATACTACATTAGTCTAGGTCTGAAACACTCTGGTTGCAAATTGATGCTTTATGAGGTGAAATGACTTTTTAAGGCCATGACGATTCCTTTTTCCACAGAATTTTCTCAGCAAGCTCAGTGATGCCACAAGGCTCTGCAATTGTTGTCTGATAAACATCCAACtacccaaagagaaagagaaagaatgaaatgggggAAGAAGGCAAGACGccatttctctaaatatttttaggGAAAAGATTGTCAAAATGTAACCATTCATTTTGAGGAAAATGTCGCATTTTCTGTGCTGTAATGGGCCAACGCCAGCAGGGAgataatattctttaatttggGGGGCATCATCACTAAATGAAATCAAGGTCTTTGGAGAAAATAACTGACTAACCTTGTATAAATCAAAGGAAGTAAAATGTATTAGGTTGATCTATTTATAATTCCTTTTCACTGACGGGGTTGcaactgaacattaaaaaatgttcttctaTGCCATAGGCATTTCAGTGAATTGTCCTAGCCCAAGACCATCTGTCTGTCCTAAGATCACCAGGTGCAAATCTGTTGTCTGAAAAAGTCAGGTTTACTGACCTACTGCTCTTGGGGAGacaacacacacaggaaatgTGGGAAACATTATCATTCAAAAGAGATAGATTCTGAAAGGAAGCTGGCAAGGGCTGAGGGCAGGCAAGGCTCTAATCAAGCAGAAAGTGGGTAGCTCCAGGCACACAGGGCTGCCGGCATCACTCTGGACCGTGCAGCGGACCCAGGGTCCTGCTGGCTAGCGAAACGCAGAACTCACATACGCGGGGAATGATAGGTTCAGAAACCCATTTTCTGAAATCCTGCACTGGTGTTGGAAATCAGACTTGCTTCTCTGCATCAAAGTGACTTAGGTCCTCCAGGCAAGAGAGGGACTCATCCTGCCTGACGACAGGATTTCAAAGAGCAAAGTTTCTGATAATCCTTGCGTTTAGAGAACAGTGTTTCACAGGGGTCAAAAAAGATAGCAGTCACCCCCAAAAGGGGTTGTTCTGATACCACAGCTCTATCGTCCCTGGGAGGAATGTTTCCTGCTCATGTGGCAGGTGACTTCACCCGCATCTGTCATCACAGCCGAATAAAGGGAAGGGCAGGGTTTGGCTTTCTTGGGCTGAGCTCGTTCCTAGTTTCCAGAAACTCATTTAGCACTGAGAACACACTTCAGGGTTTAAAGGATGGCGACAAAGAAATGCCTGAAAATAAGGCAGCCACCTGCTTACAAAGCCCCACTTTCTTTTGCAGGCATTTTAccggtttctttccttttttcccctcattaaTAATGTGTGGAACACACACTGGAGCTTGGTCGCTTCCTTTGAAGGTCCTCTCCCCGCTCTCTGACTCCATCCTGGCCGAGAAGACGGTGATCGTCCTGGCTGACCGCGTCACCATCGCCGACCTGGGCGTGCAGCTGGTGGCTGGCTTGTCCCTTGCCCTGAAGCCTCACAGAGCGGACAAAAGAGCCATCGTCTCGATGGTGGCTGCCCAGGACGTTcttcgagccccgcagcaggtGGGATCCCAGAGTCCTTTTGTCCCCGGTCGTTTGAGACCACTTCCCTCCCCTGCGCATCTGCAGAGGACATCAGTAGAGCACTTGTGTCTAGGACAGGTCCTTGAAACTCCTTCCTGCTTTCTATGCAGTCTGTCTCATCTCTGAGAAAAGTGTTCAGGACTTTGGATAAATCGTCCACAATTTTACACACTGACCATGTGTCCAAATACCACTTCGCAGCTGGTTATCTGTGATGAGGGGGCAGGGAGCACTACTGATAGACCATAACCTAAGGATCACATGTACTCACTTTTCCAAAATAAGTACTCATCAATACTTGCAAATTCTATTTCTGCTACTTAAACAAGTATGGCTAATGGACACCAGACATCTGTTGGTTTATAATAATTACGGGCAACTTTAAACCTCTGCTCTGTCTTTAAACTTGTAGCAAATCCAGTTGAATTATATCAAGGTCACTGTGTCTTTCAAGCATGCCCGTCCCCACACGACATCGTTTCACAGATACTTCAAATGAGCATGCCTTCCTAATAAAGAATGCTTGAAGTGACATTATCTTGAGCCTGATTAGCTGCACCTGAAATTGATTCAGATGCATCACGTGGTCTTTCAAACTCTTTGGAGACTTCAGAATCAAATTCTGTTACACAACATTCAATACGTTAATATACACAGCACTGCATTCACCACGGTCTACACATTTGCTCCTCACACCCGTACGGTTACAGCCCATTATTTACGCCAGTTTGATGTATGACAGCAAGtgattcagattttaaaacatatttattcttctctgCTTCGTATTGAAAACATCTGTCATAGGAAACCACATGTGTGATTTATAAATCTGTGTACATGTTTACACATTTGAAGGAGATGAATTATAACATAAtgccttaatttcatttttcttagttgTTGGATTTTATTCAGTGATGGTTCGGTGACACCCTTAGACATTGATGATCCCAAGGATTTTTCAGTCACTGTGTCATCATTGGATGAAATGGTGGTGTCTGTCCACGCAAACCTTCAGTCCCAATGGCCGGTTGTGGTTGCACAGGGTGAAGGGCAAGGTCCCTTGATTAAATTAGAGATGATGATTAGCGAACCCTGTCAGAAGACCAAGAGGAAGAGTGTTCTTGCCGTGGGTAAAGGAAATGTCAAGGTCAAATTTGAACCAAATGTTGATGAGCACCTAGGAGGCACCAACGATATCGAGGGCATCAGTCGGGAATACAAAGACCACTTCGGTAATTCCATACAGCGTGAAGGAAACCAGGAGAGAGCGGTTCAGGAGTGGTTCCAACATGGCGCCTCTGTTGGCCAGGAGGAACGTAGCAACAGAAGCACAACCCCACAGTACCCCCTGGAAGGAAAGGATAAGAAGTTGCTCAAGAGTGGCGGTCCAGACGCCTTCACAAGCCTCCCCACTCAAGGGAAGTTACCGGAACCCAATAATCCCAGTGACCTTACAGTGACCTCAAGGGGGTTAACTGACTTGGAGATCAGCACGTACGCTCTGCTCTGTGTCTTCTGCTTGGCCATTTTGGTCTTAATCAACTGTGTGGCATTTGCTTGGAAATACAGACAGAAAAGTTTTGCTGTGAACGAACAAGGCAACATCCCCCATTCCCATGACTGGGTCTGGCTTGGGAATGAAGTAGAACTTCTGGAAAACCCCGTGGACATCACCCTCCCGTCGGAGCAGCGCACAACCATGATAGATAGGGGGCTGCAGTTCGAGGAGAGGAACTTCCTTCTCAACGGCGGCTCCCAGAAGACCTTCCATAGTCAACTACTCTTTTAGAAACATGACTAGGGAAAAATCTAGTCCTCTCTTCAAGATCTGTTTGATTGTCATACAAGTTTCATTACCTGGGCCTTGTCACCTCTTTCCATTGACTGAGTATCCATGCTGCACGTTC
Coding sequences:
- the LOC115528071 gene encoding transmembrane protein 132B-like — protein: MTVLSPLSDSILAEKTVIVLADRVTIADLGVQLVAGLSLALKPHRADKRAIVSMVAAQDVLRAPQQVVFLSCWILFSDGSVTPLDIDDPKDFSVTVSSLDEMVVSVHANLQSQWPVVVAQGEGQGPLIKLEMMISEPCQKTKRKSVLAVGKGNVKVKFEPNVDEHLGGTNDIEGISREYKDHFGNSIQREGNQERAVQEWFQHGASVGQEERSNRSTTPQYPLEGKDKKLLKSGGPDAFTSLPTQGKLPEPNNPSDLTVTSRGLTDLEISTYALLCVFCLAILVLINCVAFAWKYRQKSFAVNEQGNIPHSHDWVWLGNEVELLENPVDITLPSEQRTTMIDRGLQFEERNFLLNGGSQKTFHSQLLF